Proteins from a single region of Synechococcus sp. WH 8109:
- the rpmH gene encoding 50S ribosomal protein L34 produces MTKRTLGGTNRKRKRVSGFRVRMRSHTGRRVIRTRRKRGRARLAA; encoded by the coding sequence ATGACCAAGCGCACCCTCGGGGGAACAAACCGCAAGAGGAAGCGCGTCTCGGGTTTCCGTGTACGGATGCGCTCACACACCGGCCGCCGTGTGATCCGCACGCGTCGCAAGCGCGGCCGCGCCCGCCTCGCCGCTTGA
- a CDS encoding DUF2808 domain-containing protein has protein sequence MARSTIRRLLAGAGTAAALLMGSALTGAPEQIAHAQGTPGLMEFRWDNDRDYRKLYYYQSSSIENDRSEWYLTLREKDRKTAILKLTVTVPDYFDSKLKPHRMRICRTSVGSMTSRSKCLEEIPAVIEVNKDQTEIVVFPDTPLPSDGDYSLHIKLFNPQGKRMYQFNALVQAPGDVPMSGYRGSWLIDVD, from the coding sequence ATGGCCCGTTCCACCATCAGACGCTTGCTTGCTGGAGCCGGCACCGCTGCAGCTCTATTAATGGGCTCAGCACTCACTGGAGCTCCCGAGCAGATCGCCCACGCCCAGGGCACACCGGGGTTGATGGAATTCCGCTGGGACAACGACCGTGACTACCGGAAGCTGTACTACTACCAAAGCTCCAGCATCGAAAACGACCGCTCAGAGTGGTATCTCACACTGCGCGAAAAGGACCGCAAGACCGCGATTCTCAAACTCACCGTCACCGTTCCGGACTACTTCGACTCCAAGCTCAAGCCCCACCGCATGCGCATTTGCCGCACCAGCGTTGGCAGCATGACGAGTCGCAGCAAATGCCTCGAAGAGATCCCGGCGGTGATCGAGGTCAACAAAGACCAAACAGAAATCGTGGTCTTCCCCGACACGCCGCTGCCTTCAGACGGGGACTACTCACTTCACATCAAGCTGTTCAATCCCCAGGGGAAGCGCATGTATCAGTTCAACGCTCTGGTGCAGGCCCCAGGCGATGTGCCGATGTCCGGCTACCGCGGCAGCTGGCTGATCGATGTGGACTGA
- the aroH gene encoding chorismate mutase produces the protein MTSSPLVLRGLRGATTCTENSTEAIHLAVSALMDALVDRNGLTPDQLVSVTFSVTADLDACFPAAIARRRPGWDTVALLDCQQMAVNGDLPRCIRVLAHAWIPQDQQPVHPYQGDAQRLRPDRSGHN, from the coding sequence ATGACCAGCTCACCCCTTGTTCTAAGAGGCCTGCGCGGGGCCACCACCTGCACGGAGAACAGCACGGAGGCCATCCATTTAGCGGTCAGCGCCTTGATGGACGCCCTTGTCGATCGCAATGGTCTGACCCCCGACCAACTGGTGTCGGTGACCTTCTCGGTCACCGCCGATCTCGACGCCTGTTTCCCGGCGGCCATTGCACGACGGCGGCCCGGCTGGGACACGGTGGCTTTGCTGGATTGCCAGCAAATGGCTGTTAATGGCGACCTCCCCCGCTGCATCCGTGTTCTGGCCCACGCCTGGATCCCACAAGACCAGCAACCCGTGCACCCTTATCAGGGCGACGCGCAGCGGCTCCGTCCAGATAGATCTGGTCACAACTGA
- a CDS encoding PH domain-containing protein — protein MTSIQEDIHYDGGPARGDLIFNILLGFTLIGLPFTIGAVVRALWLRFRITSRRISVTGGWMGKDKTQVVYSQISEVRTVPRGFGAWGDMVLVLKDGARLELRSMPRFREVEAYILERISSRAAKAQEKTTEGFAA, from the coding sequence ATGACCAGCATTCAGGAAGATATCCACTACGACGGTGGACCAGCCCGCGGGGATCTGATCTTCAACATCCTGCTTGGCTTCACGCTGATCGGCCTTCCCTTCACCATCGGAGCCGTTGTTCGGGCCCTTTGGCTGCGCTTCCGCATCACCAGTCGCCGCATCTCGGTGACGGGGGGCTGGATGGGCAAAGACAAAACCCAGGTGGTGTATTCACAGATCAGCGAAGTGCGCACCGTGCCCCGGGGCTTCGGTGCCTGGGGAGACATGGTGTTGGTGCTCAAGGACGGCGCCAGGCTCGAACTGCGCTCGATGCCCCGATTCCGGGAAGTTGAGGCTTACATCCTCGAACGCATCAGCAGCCGTGCGGCGAAAGCCCAAGAGAAAACCACTGAAGGTTTCGCCGCCTGA
- a CDS encoding ribonuclease P protein component gives MVLPASMRLRGHRCFNRLHRSSKRQHGTLMVLRVAAGDSNLLRRELRGIQEKTCRCALVISNKVSKRSVKRNRLRRLLHDHLRQRFEERNDLAGLWLLISLRPEAAEAEPTQLLEECDSLLRSAGLDP, from the coding sequence ATGGTCCTTCCCGCCTCCATGCGATTGCGCGGGCATCGATGCTTCAACCGTTTGCACCGGTCCTCCAAGCGCCAACACGGAACCTTGATGGTTCTGCGCGTTGCTGCAGGTGATTCCAACTTGCTTCGCCGGGAGTTGCGGGGCATCCAGGAAAAAACCTGCCGCTGCGCCCTGGTGATCAGCAACAAGGTGAGCAAGCGTTCCGTCAAGCGGAACCGGCTCAGGCGACTTCTGCATGACCACCTGCGTCAACGTTTTGAAGAGCGAAACGATTTGGCGGGCCTGTGGTTGCTGATCAGCCTTCGCCCCGAAGCCGCGGAAGCCGAACCCACACAGTTGCTCGAAGAATGCGACAGTCTTCTGAGAAGCGCCGGACTGGATCCATGA